The genomic region CCTCTTCCGGCCGACCGGCGCGCCCCGCAGGCACGATCTGTTTGAGCTGCTCGGGCGGAAACGCCGCCTCCGCCATCCGCCCCTCGATCACGCCGGGCGCCACGACATTGGCGGTGATGCCGCGGCTGGCCATCTCCCGTGCCAGTGAGCGGGTCGCGCCATGCAGGGCCGCCTTGGCTGCGGCGTAATTGCACTGACCGCGGTTGCCGAGCACCGCCGCCACCGAGGACACACTGACGATCCGACCCCAGCGGGTGCGGGCCATCGGCAGCAGCAACGGCTGGGTGACGTGGAAGAAGCCGTGCAGCGACACGTCGATCACCCGCTTCCACTGTGCATCGGACATGCCGGCCAACGGTGCGTCATCGTGGATGCCGGCATTGTTGACCACGACCTGGATCGGGCCGGCGGCAAGCAGGCTCTCGATCGCAGCACGTCCGGCCTCGCCATCGGCAACATCGAAGGCGACGGTCCCGGCACTGCCACCGCTGGCGACGATATCGGCCACGACCGCCTCGGCGGCCTCCCGATTGCGGTTGGCGTGGACGATCACATGGCAACCGTCGGCAGCGAGCCGGCGGCTGATCGCGGCGCCGATATCGCCGCTGCCGCCGGTGACCAGGGCACGGCGCTGGAGAGTAGGAGCATTCATCCGGACATTGTGCCAGTGCCCGCTTCACCAGACCTGGCCGCCTCGTTCGCCGAACCAGGTTCGTGCAGGTCCGCGATATCGGTTTCGGGCCGAGGACGAGCCAGGCGACGACCTGCCAACAGTCGCTGCCAACAAGGCGATCTGCCCAGCTCTGCTCTCTGGTCGCACGTAGAATGCGCGGATGGACAATTTCTCGCGTGTACGCGCTTATCTTTCCGGTCTGCAGGACCGTATCTGCCAGTCGATCGAGGCGGCCGACGGGGAGGGCCGGTTCATTGAGGACGCGTGGGAGCGGACGCCATCCGGGGACAGTCCGGCCGGGCTGGGCGGTGGCGGGCGGACCCGGATCCTGCGCGATGGCGCGGTGTTCGAGCAGGCGGGAATCGGATTCTCGGATGTGTCGGGCACGCGGTTGCCGCCGTCGGCGACCGCGGCGCGACCGGAGCTGGCCGGAGCGTCGTGGCGGGCGGTCGGGGTGTCGCTGGTGTTCCATCCGCGCAACCCCTACGTCCCGACCACCCATGCCAACGTGCGCCATTTCCATGCGGTACGCGACGGTGAGACGGTGGCCTGGTGGTTCGGTGGCGGCTTCGACCTGACTCCGTTCTATCCTTTCGACCAGGACGTGCTGCACTGGCACCGCACTGCGCGCGCGCTGTGCGAACCGTTCGGCGGGCAGTCGCGCTACGACGCCCACAGGAAGTGGTGCGACGAGTACTTCTTCCTCAAGCACCGCGACGAGACCCGCGGCGTCGGCGGGCTGTTCTTCGACGACCTGCATGGCGACTTCGAGCGCGAGTTCGACTACCTGCGCGCGGTCGGGAATGGCTTCCTCGATGCCTACCTGCCGATCGTCGAGCATCGCCGCGACACACCGCATGGCGAGCGCGAGCGGCAGTTCCAGCTGTATCGCCGCGGCCGTTACGTCGAGTTCAACCTCGTGTTCGACCGCGGCACCCTGTTCGGGCTGCAGTCGGGCGGGCGCACCGAATCGATCCTGATGAGCCTGCCACCGCTGGTGCGCTGGGAATACGGCTACCAGCCCGAAGCCGGCAGCGACGAGGCACGGCTGGCCGACTACCTGCGGCCGCGGGATTGGCTGACGGAGTTGGGGTGAGTCCCGGCGGTTCCCGGGTGCGGCCTTCGGTCTTACCCGGGCTACTTTGGTGTCAAAAGCGAAACGGGTGCCGCACGGGCACCCGTTTCGCTTTCGGATTTGCTGCTTTCAGATTTGCGCGGTTCAGCCGAACAGGCCGACCGGATATTCCGGCTTCTGCTCGCGCGCGAGCAGCTGGCGGAGACCGTCCTCGGGGTGATCTCGCCGTGCAGCACGGACTGCACCGCGCTGGAAATCGGCAATTCGATCCCATGGCGCTCGGCCTGGCGCATCACCTCGTCGGCGGTCTGTACCGATTCGACCACCTGACCGATCTCGCGCACTGCATCCTCGATGCTCTGGCCACGGCCGAGCGCGAGGCCAAGACGGCGGTTGCGCGACAGGTCGCCGGTGCAGGTCAGCACCAGATCGCCGAGACCGGCCAGCCCCATCAGGGTTTCGGCCTTGCCGCCGATGGCCTGGTTGAGCCGCAGCATCTCGTTGAGGCCGCGGGTGATCAAACCGGCGCGGGCGTTGAGGCCCAGTTGCATGCCGTCGGCAACGCCGGTGGCGACCGCGAGCACGTTCTTCATCGCACCGCCGAGCTCGGCACCGACCATGTCATCGCCGGTGTAGGCGCGGAACGCGGGACCGTGCAGTGTTTCGGCGACCTGCTGGGCGAAATCGGCGTCATCCGAGTGCACGGTGAGCGCAGTCGGCAGACCCGCAACCACTTCCTTGGCGAAGGACGGGCCGGTCACTACCGCCAGTGGCACGCCGGGGCCGAACACCTCGCCAGCCACCTCGTGCAGGAAGCGGCCACTGCCCGGTTCGAAACCCTTGGTTGCCCAGGACACGCCGACACCGTCCGGCCGCAACGGCTGCAGCGCGCGCACGACCTCGGTGAAGGCATGCGAGGGCACGACGACCAGGATCATGCCGACACCGTGAACGGCCTCGGCCATGTCGGTGGTCGCGCGCAGGTTGTCCGGCAGCGGGTGGCCGGGCAGGTAGCGACTGTTCTCGTGACGGTCGTTGATCGCCTCGACGATGCCGGCATCGCGCCCCCACAGCACGGTCGGGTGACCGTGCCGGGCGGCCAGTGAGGCCAGTGCGGTGCCCCAGGAGCCCGCACCGAGCACCGCGATGGGGGCCTTGCCGGCCCCCGGGTCGTCAACTGCTGTCATGCCGTCCGGACGGATCAGGCGTTGCCAGCGGGTTCGGCGTCGGCCAGACCGTCGCCGTTCTGCTGCTGTGCCGCCTGGGCCTGGCGCTGGCGCAGACCTTCGGCGTACAGGGCGTCGAAGTTGACCGGCTGCAGGTAGAACGGCGGGAAGCCACCGGCCTGGATCAGGTCGCTGATCAGCTGGCGGGCATACGGGTACAGCACGCTCGGGCAATGGCTGCCGAGCAGGCCGTCGAGGGTCGGGCCGTCGAAGCCGGCCAGGCCGAACACGCCGGCCTGCTTGACCTCGGCCAGATAGATCGACTTCTCGCCGACCGCGCAGGTCAGAGTCAGGCCGAGCACGACCTCATAGGCGTTGTCGCCGAGGCGCTGCACGCTCTGGTTCATGTTCATCTGCAGCTGCGGCTGGGCCTGTTCATTGAACACCGCCGGCGCCCCCGGCGCTTCGAACGAGACGTCCTTGGCGTAGATTTTCTCGACCGAGAAGGTCGGAGCGGCCGGCTGCGCGCCTTCGGCAGGTGCGGCGGCGCCGTTGTTCTGTTCTTCGGACATCTCTAACTCCAGATATTGGGTGTTGGATCAAGGATTCGGATCGCCGGGGGCGGAGTATCGCATGCGAGCGCGACAGCCCCGACGATTCCCCCTGACTGCCCACGTTGGGGCGAATGCAGCGTTCGCAACCCCTGCCGGACAGCTGACAGGGCACGCGTGACGCCGGCAGGACCTCACTAACCCGGGTTCAGCCCCGCCCCTTTACCAGCGGCAGGTCGGCCTGCTGCCAGGCGGCGATGCCACCATCGAGCCAGTAGACCTGTTCGAAACCGGCCTTTTTCAGGCGCTTGGCGGCGCCTGCCGAGGCCATGCCGTTGCGGCAGACCATCACCACCGGCAGGTTCTTGACGTTGGCGAGCAGCTTGCTTTCCGGATCGAACTGGCTGGGCGCGACCGATTTGCTGCCGGCGATATGGCCCTTGTCGAAATCGTTGCTGGGCGACAGGTCGACGACCAGCGCGTCCTCGCGGTTGATCAGGCCGGTCAGCTCGGCCGGACGCAGCGCCTTGTAACCTCGCATCAGGCGCCCGATCTCGGTGTAGAGCAGGGCCATCGTCAGGCCGACCAGGGCCAGCGACAGGTAGGGATGGCGGCCCAGGAAGGCCAGCAATTCTTCAGCACTCACGGATCACAGCCACCGGAAGTAGAGGGAGGGACGGGCCTCGATGCGAGGACCGCGGGGCCGGGATTGTCGCCCAGGGCCGCCGATGGCGCAAAAAGTGGCGCCGCCATGCGAACTGCCGGTCCCGGCGCGGGCTGCGGAGAGTTCGCGAACAGGGTGTTACTGCCCCTTCCAGAAATCCGGCATGCCACTGGTCAGCCACCAGCGCTTGGCGGCTTCGTCCCAGCGCCAGGTTTCCTTGTAGCGCGCCGTTCGCTCGGCCTGGGTATGGCGGTTGATCACGCCCATTTCGACGTCGCGGGCAGCGGTACCGGCATCGAGGTCGCGCACGCCACCGTTGTCCCGGTAATAGGAGACCTGGATCTGGTTGTAGCGCTCCATCTCCAGTTCGGTGATCGGATGCTGTTCGCGGTACTCAGGGTCCAGCAGGCCCCACGCACCTTCGAAATCACCCCAGCGGACCGCCCCGGACCAGGCGTATTGACTCTGGTTGAGCGCATCTGCCTTCGGGCCGGCGCTGGCACAGGCGGCGAGGGCGACGACGAGCGCCGCAAGGCAGGCCAAGCGGGCAACGCGGTTCGGGACGCAGCTCGATCTGCTCGGAATGTGCATCGGATTCCCCAGGGTGTCAGGCACCGGCGCATGCTAGCAGGCAACGGGCCCTCAGCGCCGCAGGATCGCGACATAGCGGCCGGCGAACTCGGTCGCGCTGCCGCCCCGGGCAGGCGGGCGTGCGCGACCACGCCGATCCGGGCCCGTCCGCGCGCGCGCAGCGTCGAGATGAAAGCGGCCCAGTCGGCCTCGTGCGCGGCCTCGGCCTCGACATCGAGGTCGGCGAACAACGGGGCGAGATAACCGATCTGACTGTCGGCGACATACACGTCGGCCTCCATGCCTGCCGCCTCCACATGCAGCGACACCAGCCCCCAGCCGGCCAGGGTCATCATCGAAGCCAGGCTGCCGCCGAACGCGCAGCCCTTGTCGTTGACGTGGCGAGCCAGCGGCGCGTGGAGATGCAGGCAATGGCCGTCGTACCCGGCGACGGAAAGATCCATCACCGCGACCGGCGGCATCGAATCGTAGTGGTGCTTGAGGCGATCGAGTGCCTCCGCGTGGGGAGTGAGCTTGGGGACTGACGACATGGAAAGTAGGAGACAGAAAGGGGAAGGCCGGCGCAGGGTACAGGCAACCTGCTGCCGCGACGACGCTGCGGCGGCGTACGGTCGCCGCGATGCCGGCACAGGCACCATCTTGCGGGCAGTTGATGACACGTCCTGGCGAGAATCCATGCGCCACAGCCATCGTGCATGACCGACCTGTTGTGACAAGCTTGACGCCATGCCCGTGTCCGCTGCCCCGCCCCGCTGGTACCTGGTCTCGTTGCGCCCTCAGGGAGGACACGAGGCACTGCGGCGTGCGGCGGCGCGCCGGGGCGGCGCCCTGGTCGCGTTGTCGAGTTGCAGGCTGGTGTTCCGTGACGACGACGCCAGCCGGCAGGCACTCGACATGGCGCTCGCCAGCGGTCTGGCCGTGTTCACCAGCCCGGCCGCGGTACACGCGGCCGATGCGCTGCGGCCGCTGCGCGAGGTCGCGGACGTCCGCTGGATCGCGGTTGGCGCCGGCACGGCCGCCGCGCTGCGGCGGGCCGGTGCGGCGGACGTCGCCCATCCGGCGCGCATGGACAGCGAAGGCCTGCTGGCCCTGCCCGCCCTGCAACGGATCGCCGGCACCACGATTGGCTTGGTTACCGCCCCGGGCGGCCGCGGCATGCTGCTGCCCGCACTGCAGGCGCGTGGGGCCCGGGTGTTGCGGGCCGATGTCTACGCACGCGAACCGGTACCGCTTCCCGTCCATGCCATCGCCCGGCTGCGCACGGCCGATGCTCCGCTGGCAGTGGCGCTGAGCAGCGGCGAAGCGCTCTCCCGCGTCCTTGCCCGGCTGCCCGCCGATGCGGCGATGAAACTCCGCGGCGCACGCGTGCTGGCGGCCAGCGAACGGCTGGCGACGATCGCGCGCGAAGCCGGCTTCGATGACGTCGTGATCGCGGCCGGACCACGGCCCTCGCAACTGGCGGCGGCGGCCGGGTTCGATCGCGACTGATCGGCCGATACACGACGATCGACCAGCCCCCACGGGCGTTCCGGTAGCATGGCGCCATCCCCGGTTACCGTCTGCTGCCGTGTCCGACTCCAACACGCCCTCCACCGCCCAGGCCCCACCCAGGCCGCCACGACGCCGTGCCGCACGCTGGCCCTGGTTGTTGCTGATCGTATTCGCGGCGCTGGCCGTCGGCGGCTGGCATGGCTGGCAATGGTGGCAGGGCCATGAAGCGCGCGAACGCGCTGCTGTCGCCCAGGCCGACCACCGCATCGAAGCACTCAACGAGCGCATCGACTCGTTGCGCAGCGACCAGCGCGCGCATGGCCAGCGTCTGCAACAAGCCGACGCCACCAACCGCGTGCTGCGCGATGAACTGCTTGGCATCGGCC from Lysobacter alkalisoli harbors:
- a CDS encoding uroporphyrinogen-III synthase; amino-acid sequence: MPVSAAPPRWYLVSLRPQGGHEALRRAAARRGGALVALSSCRLVFRDDDASRQALDMALASGLAVFTSPAAVHAADALRPLREVADVRWIAVGAGTAAALRRAGAADVAHPARMDSEGLLALPALQRIAGTTIGLVTAPGGRGMLLPALQARGARVLRADVYAREPVPLPVHAIARLRTADAPLAVALSSGEALSRVLARLPADAAMKLRGARVLAASERLATIAREAGFDDVVIAAGPRPSQLAAAAGFDRD
- the hemF gene encoding oxygen-dependent coproporphyrinogen oxidase; the protein is MDNFSRVRAYLSGLQDRICQSIEAADGEGRFIEDAWERTPSGDSPAGLGGGGRTRILRDGAVFEQAGIGFSDVSGTRLPPSATAARPELAGASWRAVGVSLVFHPRNPYVPTTHANVRHFHAVRDGETVAWWFGGGFDLTPFYPFDQDVLHWHRTARALCEPFGGQSRYDAHRKWCDEYFFLKHRDETRGVGGLFFDDLHGDFEREFDYLRAVGNGFLDAYLPIVEHRRDTPHGERERQFQLYRRGRYVEFNLVFDRGTLFGLQSGGRTESILMSLPPLVRWEYGYQPEAGSDEARLADYLRPRDWLTELG
- the secB gene encoding protein-export chaperone SecB, with the translated sequence MSEEQNNGAAAPAEGAQPAAPTFSVEKIYAKDVSFEAPGAPAVFNEQAQPQLQMNMNQSVQRLGDNAYEVVLGLTLTCAVGEKSIYLAEVKQAGVFGLAGFDGPTLDGLLGSHCPSVLYPYARQLISDLIQAGGFPPFYLQPVNFDALYAEGLRQRQAQAAQQQNGDGLADAEPAGNA
- a CDS encoding rhodanese-like domain-containing protein, whose product is MSAEELLAFLGRHPYLSLALVGLTMALLYTEIGRLMRGYKALRPAELTGLINREDALVVDLSPSNDFDKGHIAGSKSVAPSQFDPESKLLANVKNLPVVMVCRNGMASAGAAKRLKKAGFEQVYWLDGGIAAWQQADLPLVKGRG
- the fabG gene encoding 3-oxoacyl-ACP reductase FabG, whose product is MNAPTLQRRALVTGGSGDIGAAISRRLAADGCHVIVHANRNREAAEAVVADIVASGGSAGTVAFDVADGEAGRAAIESLLAAGPIQVVVNNAGIHDDAPLAGMSDAQWKRVIDVSLHGFFHVTQPLLLPMARTRWGRIVSVSSVAAVLGNRGQCNYAAAKAALHGATRSLAREMASRGITANVVAPGVIEGRMAEAAFPPEQLKQIVPAGRAGRPEEVAALVGFLCSDAAGYINGQVIGVNGGMG